From the genome of Methanomassiliicoccales archaeon, one region includes:
- a CDS encoding histidine phosphatase family protein yields the protein MKKGLRILQDIALVPPGKNCTIIIRHADRDGALDNLIDNEIGLNDIGRRRAIEFGKALQQFNSLQMFTSPVKRCVETCNAIASGFGTDYTLEITELLGMSSPIMSQPEVAYSLMRSMGLNGFIEAYISGKIDRKIVTPTEEGLRIILSFALGKMRDSTARAFIMVTHDMIITPALVKFFGYDYRAKGLVPFLDGMVLYESDYGLRLCYAGKILKVSKDGTVKTQ from the coding sequence ATGAAGAAAGGATTGCGCATACTACAAGACATTGCACTTGTCCCCCCAGGAAAAAATTGCACGATCATAATTAGACATGCTGATAGAGACGGTGCTTTGGACAATTTAATAGATAATGAAATTGGGTTAAATGACATAGGACGCAGGCGAGCCATAGAGTTTGGAAAAGCTTTGCAGCAATTCAATTCACTTCAAATGTTTACTTCCCCGGTCAAACGATGCGTTGAAACCTGTAATGCCATTGCTTCGGGATTTGGAACTGATTATACTTTAGAAATAACGGAATTATTAGGGATGAGCTCCCCCATCATGTCTCAACCTGAAGTAGCTTATTCTTTGATGCGCTCTATGGGCTTAAATGGTTTCATAGAAGCCTACATTAGCGGAAAAATCGATAGAAAGATTGTAACTCCTACTGAAGAAGGATTGCGAATTATTTTATCTTTTGCTTTGGGGAAAATGCGAGATTCTACAGCCAGAGCGTTTATTATGGTCACTCACGATATGATAATCACGCCTGCGTTAGTAAAATTTTTTGGTTATGATTATCGAGCAAAAGGCCTTGTTCCCTTTCTTGATGGAATGGTTCTTTATGAATCGGATTATGGATTAAGATTATGTTACGCAGGAAAGATACTTAAGGTTTCAAAAGATGGAACAGTGAAAACTCAATAA
- a CDS encoding CARDB domain-containing protein: MGWRKKISVLIIAFLTLSVIPTSTMDIVMYTLAAQPTNGVIVNSQVAGNQLNPKSFVSKDGTIYVVWEDVSSNGSRIFLSKSVDGGITFSPRIRVDDIPSGMKCIARDPSVVVNSTGCIFVAWSDNRTGTYQIYFSSSSDGVHFSTDALVAPTSNWVNQTMLDMTIENDNLYLVWSQQHPSANDNTYVKFTYSTDSGVTFSSAVRIDSTVNVKELYPSISVKGRKVVIAWHDSRDNPLFDIRVSISNNNGQTFSSSIKVSTSTSIENWYPSAEILPDGRVFIAWQQRNGGNFDVFGVISTINDQTYSLPSLLIGGVEDQTFISSAVESRGIIWLAYRSVLDGRHVVQYSRSLDGQTFSTPISLNPNTTSEQNAVDVVCDDNGTVYFVFQDDGQGTEDIMFCKIENERPEIDILSPTIGWEWSNRVNLAGTCKDPDNSPVLKVFIQIKEKNGTIVLPWSEAVVTNMSVWNISIDTTIYKNGQYEIFAKSFDGVAYSIVSKLEAVFNNGIQPFVEFKIEPSDISYTPLNPKEGDIVTVSAKVSNLGNKDAEYVQIRFLLEGYNLGTVIIPRLPAGLKDEAILNCNCLEGTFELRVIVDPENQFEEPNETDNSALIYLTVLPKPEIFPDLAIDSNNITWSPSIIHKNDVVIFTAKIVNVGKILVNDVKVEFQINNQYYDYCWTGQILPGEFFIVQTDWNTNIVGNYTLTIIIDPYPKQLNEERIDNNQASLAFSVFPENTFKPDLMINNATVIIQPASPKMGQVVIFTAIVSNLGDITADMVQVTFYVDDLLLGSPLTIPQIGPGETIDITTAWTAAIGERMLKVKIDEIEVIKELNESNNVVIKYFIVYPPFSTKPDLKVSSQNISYYPNPPIISKPVRFNITIWNLGNDSAYNIKVQVKIDGKQLGNTIIIPYIYPYSSINISVIWIAKGGQHSFQVILDPDDEVEEWDVEENEAQITLSLPPEPLEIPWMAIFAFAAFSVLGYGVYSYLGKVKKKKGGES; encoded by the coding sequence ATGGGATGGAGGAAAAAAATCTCAGTTTTAATTATTGCTTTTCTCACCTTATCTGTTATACCAACATCCACTATGGATATAGTTATGTATACATTAGCGGCTCAACCTACAAATGGTGTTATCGTTAACTCGCAAGTTGCCGGTAATCAGCTTAACCCTAAATCTTTTGTTTCAAAAGATGGTACTATTTATGTAGTGTGGGAAGATGTTTCCTCAAATGGTTCCAGAATTTTCCTTTCCAAATCTGTTGATGGTGGAATTACTTTTTCTCCGAGGATAAGAGTAGACGACATACCGAGCGGCATGAAATGCATAGCAAGGGATCCATCAGTAGTGGTGAACTCCACAGGTTGTATCTTCGTTGCTTGGAGCGATAACAGGACTGGGACTTATCAGATTTATTTTTCATCCTCTTCCGACGGCGTTCATTTCAGTACAGATGCCCTGGTTGCACCTACATCTAATTGGGTTAACCAAACTATGCTTGATATGACTATTGAAAATGATAATCTTTACCTTGTCTGGTCTCAACAGCATCCATCAGCAAATGACAATACCTATGTGAAATTTACTTATTCAACCGATTCCGGAGTTACATTTAGTAGTGCTGTTCGCATCGATTCGACCGTTAACGTTAAAGAACTTTATCCAAGCATTTCAGTTAAAGGAAGAAAAGTCGTGATTGCATGGCACGATTCCAGGGATAATCCGTTATTTGATATACGTGTATCTATATCAAATAATAATGGACAGACGTTTAGTTCAAGTATAAAAGTATCCACGTCAACTTCTATCGAAAATTGGTATCCATCTGCTGAAATACTTCCTGATGGAAGAGTTTTTATTGCATGGCAACAAAGAAACGGGGGCAATTTTGATGTATTTGGCGTTATATCAACTATTAATGATCAAACCTATTCATTGCCCTCACTGCTGATTGGAGGAGTAGAGGATCAAACATTTATTTCATCTGCTGTAGAGTCTAGGGGGATAATTTGGCTCGCATATCGCAGTGTGTTGGATGGAAGGCATGTCGTCCAATACTCTCGTTCCTTAGATGGTCAAACCTTCTCTACTCCCATCAGTCTAAATCCAAATACAACTTCAGAACAGAACGCTGTGGATGTTGTTTGTGATGATAACGGGACTGTATATTTTGTATTCCAAGATGATGGCCAAGGAACAGAAGACATAATGTTCTGTAAAATTGAAAATGAACGGCCAGAAATCGATATTCTCTCTCCAACCATAGGATGGGAATGGTCAAATCGAGTTAATTTGGCTGGAACATGTAAAGACCCTGATAATTCACCTGTTTTAAAAGTCTTCATTCAAATAAAAGAAAAAAATGGAACAATAGTTCTCCCTTGGAGTGAAGCCGTAGTGACTAATATGTCGGTTTGGAATATCTCTATAGATACTACAATATATAAAAATGGGCAATATGAAATTTTTGCCAAATCTTTTGACGGCGTAGCCTATTCAATCGTATCTAAGCTTGAAGCCGTATTCAATAATGGTATACAGCCATTTGTAGAATTTAAAATTGAACCCAGCGATATTTCTTATACACCTTTAAATCCTAAAGAAGGTGATATTGTTACCGTTAGTGCCAAAGTAAGCAACCTGGGAAATAAAGATGCAGAATATGTACAGATTAGATTCCTTTTAGAAGGATATAACTTGGGAACGGTAATCATTCCCAGGTTGCCAGCGGGCTTAAAAGATGAAGCAATCTTGAATTGTAATTGCTTAGAAGGGACTTTTGAGCTTCGAGTCATAGTCGACCCTGAGAACCAATTTGAAGAGCCAAACGAAACCGATAATTCGGCTTTAATTTATTTGACAGTTTTACCAAAACCAGAAATATTTCCTGATCTTGCAATAGATTCAAATAATATAACTTGGTCGCCTTCTATTATTCATAAAAATGATGTGGTGATTTTTACCGCAAAAATAGTCAATGTTGGAAAGATTTTGGTAAATGATGTGAAAGTCGAATTCCAGATTAACAATCAATATTATGATTATTGTTGGACCGGCCAAATATTGCCTGGAGAATTCTTCATAGTTCAAACAGATTGGAACACTAATATTGTGGGAAATTATACCCTTACGATTATAATTGATCCATATCCTAAACAATTAAACGAAGAAAGGATAGATAACAATCAAGCCAGCTTAGCTTTCAGCGTTTTTCCCGAAAATACATTTAAACCTGATTTAATGATAAATAATGCAACTGTAATTATTCAACCAGCATCCCCAAAGATGGGACAAGTGGTTATTTTTACCGCAATTGTCTCCAATCTGGGGGATATCACAGCTGATATGGTTCAGGTCACTTTCTATGTCGATGATTTATTATTAGGCTCTCCTTTAACGATTCCCCAAATAGGTCCTGGAGAAACAATAGATATAACTACTGCTTGGACTGCTGCAATTGGCGAACGAATGCTGAAGGTTAAAATAGATGAAATAGAAGTAATTAAAGAATTAAATGAATCAAATAATGTTGTAATAAAATATTTCATTGTATATCCTCCATTTTCTACCAAACCAGACCTGAAAGTTTCTTCTCAAAATATCAGTTATTATCCAAATCCACCAATAATTAGTAAACCTGTACGATTCAATATTACGATTTGGAATTTAGGAAACGACTCAGCATATAATATAAAGGTGCAGGTTAAGATCGATGGAAAACAATTAGGAAATACGATAATCATACCTTATATATACCCATATAGTTCCATTAATATAAGCGTAATATGGATTGCTAAAGGAGGTCAACATTCTTTTCAAGTAATACTGGATCCTGATGATGAAGTCGAAGAATGGGATGTTGAGGAGAACGAAGCCCAAATAACACTCTCACTTCCCCCTGAGCCGTTAGAAATTCCTTGGATGGCTATTTTTGCTTTCGCTGCATTTTCTGTATTGGGATACGGTGTATACTCATATTTAGGAAAGGTCAAAAAGAAAAAGGGCGGTGAATCATAG